From the Paramormyrops kingsleyae isolate MSU_618 chromosome 7, PKINGS_0.4, whole genome shotgun sequence genome, one window contains:
- the wdr45 gene encoding WD repeat domain phosphoinositide-interacting protein 4 — protein sequence MAQQRGVNSLQFNQDQSCFCCAMETGVRIYNVEPLMEKGHLDHEQVGSVALCSMLHRSNLLAIVGGGVNPKFSEISVLIWDDARECRDSKDKLVLEFTFTKPVLSVLMRHDKIIIVLKNRIYVYSFPDDPVKLFEFDTRDNPKGLCELCPSLEKQLLVFPGHKCGSLQLVDLSNTKPGTSSAPFTINAHQSEIACLALNQPGSVAASASRKGTLIRLFDTTTRDKLVELRRGTDPATLYCINFSHDSSFLCASSDKGTVHIFALKDTKLNRRSALARVGKVGPVISQYVDSQWSLASFTVPAECACICAFGKNTSKNVNSVIAICVDGTFHKYVFTPDGNCNREAFDVYLDICDDDDF from the exons ATGGCTCAGCAAAGAGGAGTCAACAGTCTGCAGTTTAACCAAGATCAGA GTTGTTTCTGCTGTGCCATGGAAACTGGAGTCAGGATTTACAATGTGGAACCCCTAATGGAGAAGGGTCACCTAG ATCATGAGCAGGTAGGGAGCGTGGCGCTCTGCTCCATGCTGCATCGCTCCAACCTGCTTGCCATCGTGGGAGGAGGTGTCAACCCGAAATTCTCAGAGATCTCAG TGCTTATCTGGGATGATGCTCGGGAGTGCCGAGACTCCAAGGACAAACTGGTATTGGAGTTCACCTTCACTAAGCCGGTGCTGTCTGTCTTAATGAGGCATGACAA GATTATTATTGTCCTGAAGAACAGGATCTACGTGTACAGTTTCCCTGACGACCCTGTCAAGCTGTTTGAGTTTGACACCCGGGACAATCCGAAAG GCCTGTGTGAGCTGTGCCCCAGCTTGGAGAAGCAGCTGCTGGTCTTCCCTGGACACAAATGTGGCAGCCTTCAGCTAGTG GACCTCTCCAACACTAAGCCAGGCACGTCCTCAGCCCCCTTCACCATCAACGCCCACCAGAGCGAGATTGCCTGCCTGGCACTGAACCAGCCAGGAAGCGTGGCCGCCTCGGCCTCCCGGAAGGGCACCCTTATCCGACTATTCGACACCACCACTCGGGACAAGCTGGTGGAACTGCGGCGGGGCACTGACCCAGCCACTCTGTACTG CATCAATTTCAGCCATGACTCGTCTTTCCTCTGTGCTTCCAGTGATAAAGGAACTGTCCACATATTTGCCCTGAAAGACACCAAACTCAACCGCCGCTCCGC GCTGGCTCGTGTGGGAAAGGTGGGCCCCGTGATCAGCCAGTATGTGGACAGTCAATGGTCCCTTGCGAGTTTCACCGTGCCAGCCGAATGTGCTTGCATCTGCGCTTTCGGGAAGAACACCTCCAAGAATGTCAACTCCGTTATAG CCATTTGTGTGGATGGGACATTCCATAAGTACGTCTTCACCCCAGATGGAAACTGCAACCGCGAGGCTTTCGACGTCTATCTGGATATTTGTGACGACGACGATTTCTGA
- the trim69 gene encoding E3 ubiquitin-protein ligase TRIM69 isoform X2: MAARSVKGRAQRLSKDLTCSICLDLFKKPVSLPCDHTFCRACIAGFWSRPPRLGQDQAQDQGQNPNSNQCGVTVASCPQCREVFPSQSCRPNRIVASIVESYCQGLEEGESLGTGRAAAEAMPQCARHQEDLKLFCEDDQELVCLVCGVSQEHKSHTLVCIQEAQQRCKTTLSNSISALRTELSTALECEREIEEEVKKLKQIPPHSCYLILYLSLNFFCPSLNHFVQNPTKKLGHFFETLLRPSYHRQEDHTADLKQRIEAQFSDLHQFLYQEEKMLQVKLKTEERRELIRLDEHRAVLNVEISQLRRSLAEIEDRLKERDPYQLLKNAKALLQRQPVKFERPPLTPPNLCEGRFAGPLQYRVWKSLKGILYPAPAAITFNSSTANPWLSLSPSLTCVRYQTFHAGMQDNPQRFNAALSLLGSQGFTHGRHYWEIEVYSSTVWTVGVARESVPRKGVIKALPSNGFWTISLSYGVQYMAGTSPPTVLSLEEPLSRIGVYLDFKRGLVSFYNAESMAHLYTFHETFTETLFPYFNLGFLDKVHENEPLKVFLPKV, from the exons ATGGCTGCCCGATCTGTGAAGGGCCGGGCACAGCGGCTAAGCAAGGATCTGACCTGCTCCATCTGCCTGGACCTTTTCAAGAAGCCGGTGTCCCTTCCCTGCGACCATACCTTCTGCAGAGCATGCATAGCTGGCTTTTGGTCCAGACCTCCACGTCTGGGGCAGGACCAGGCTCAGGACCAGGGCCAGAATCCTAACTCCAACCAGTGCGGGGTCACCGTGGCCTCCTGTCCCCAGTGCCGGGAGGTCTTTCCTAGCCAGAGCTGCCGGCCCAATCGTATTGTGGCCAGCATCGTGGAGAGCTACTGCCAGGGTCTGGAAGAGGGGGAGAGTCTTGGCACGGGACGGGCGGCTGCAGAAGCCATGCCGCAGTGCGCCCGGCACCAGGAAGACCTCAAGCTCTTCTGCGAAGATGACCAGGAGCTGGTGTGCCTAGTATGCGGCGTCTCCCAAGAACATAAGAGCCATACACTGGTCTGCATCCAGGAAGCACAGCAAAGATGCAAG ACTACTCTGAGCAACTCCATCTCCGCCCTGCGTACCGAGTTGAGCACTGCCTTGGAATGTGAGAGGGAGATTGAGGAGGAGGTGAAGAAGCTAAAG CAAATTCCACCTCATTCTTGCTACCTCATTCTCTACCTCAGCCTCAACTTCTTCTGTCCTTCCCTCAACCACTTTGTGCAAAACCCAACAAAGAAATTGGGGCACTTTTTCGAAACTCTCCTCAGGCCGTCTTACCATCGTCAGGAG GACCACACCGCAGACCTGAAGCAACGTATCGAGGCCCAGTTCAGCGACCTGCACCAGTTCCTCTACCAGGAGGAGAAGATGCTCCAGGTGAAGCTGAAGACGGAGGAGCGGCGTGAGCTGATCCGCCTGGATGAACACCGCGCTGTGCTGAATGTGGAGATCTCCCAGCTCCGGAGATCCCTGGCTGAGATTGAGGACAGGCTCAAGGAGCGAGACCCGTACCAGCTGCTCAAG AATGCCAAGGCCCTTCTACAAAG GCAGCCTGTGAAGTTCGAGAGGCCCCCTCTTACGCCACCGAATCTGTGTGAGGGCCGCTTTGCGGGACCGCTGCAGTACCGCGTCTGGAAGTCACTGAAGGGAATCCTGTACCCAG ctccagcagccATCACCTTTAACTCCAGCACCGCTAACCCCTGGCTGAGCCTCTCACCCTCCCTCACATGTGTCCGCTACCAGACGTTCCACGCTGGCATGCAGGACAACCCGCAGCGCTTCAACGCGGCCCTGTCCCTGCTGGGAAGCCAGGGCTTCACCCACGGCCGGCACTACTGGGAGATTGAGGTCTACAGCAGCACCGTCTGGACCGTGGGGGTAGCGCGCGAGTCTGTGCCCCGGAAGGGGGTGATTAAGGCTCTTCCGTCTAATGGCTTCTGGACCATCTCTCTGTCCTATGGGGTGCAGTATATGGCAGGCACCTCGCCACCCACTGTACTGTCCCTGGAGGAGCCGCTGTCCCGGATTGGGGTGTACCTGGACTTCAAGCGGGGGCTCGTGTCCTTCTACAATGCCGAGAGCATGGCGCACCTTTATACCTTCCATGAGACGTTCACTGAGACGCTCTTCCCCTACTTCAACCTAGGCTTCCTGGACAAGGTTCATGAGAATGAGCCCCTCAAGGTGTTCCTTCCTAAGGTGTGA
- the trim69 gene encoding E3 ubiquitin-protein ligase TRIM69 isoform X1, producing MAARSVKGRAQRLSKDLTCSICLDLFKKPVSLPCDHTFCRACIAGFWSRPPRLGQDQAQDQGQNPNSNQCGVTVASCPQCREVFPSQSCRPNRIVASIVESYCQGLEEGESLGTGRAAAEAMPQCARHQEDLKLFCEDDQELVCLVCGVSQEHKSHTLVCIQEAQQRCKTTLSNSISALRTELSTALECEREIEEEVKKLKQIPPHSCYLILYLSLNFFCPSLNHFVQNPTKKLGHFFETLLRPSYHRQEDHTADLKQRIEAQFSDLHQFLYQEEKMLQVKLKTEERRELIRLDEHRAVLNVEISQLRRSLAEIEDRLKERDPYQLLKNAKALLQSRQPVKFERPPLTPPNLCEGRFAGPLQYRVWKSLKGILYPAPAAITFNSSTANPWLSLSPSLTCVRYQTFHAGMQDNPQRFNAALSLLGSQGFTHGRHYWEIEVYSSTVWTVGVARESVPRKGVIKALPSNGFWTISLSYGVQYMAGTSPPTVLSLEEPLSRIGVYLDFKRGLVSFYNAESMAHLYTFHETFTETLFPYFNLGFLDKVHENEPLKVFLPKV from the exons ATGGCTGCCCGATCTGTGAAGGGCCGGGCACAGCGGCTAAGCAAGGATCTGACCTGCTCCATCTGCCTGGACCTTTTCAAGAAGCCGGTGTCCCTTCCCTGCGACCATACCTTCTGCAGAGCATGCATAGCTGGCTTTTGGTCCAGACCTCCACGTCTGGGGCAGGACCAGGCTCAGGACCAGGGCCAGAATCCTAACTCCAACCAGTGCGGGGTCACCGTGGCCTCCTGTCCCCAGTGCCGGGAGGTCTTTCCTAGCCAGAGCTGCCGGCCCAATCGTATTGTGGCCAGCATCGTGGAGAGCTACTGCCAGGGTCTGGAAGAGGGGGAGAGTCTTGGCACGGGACGGGCGGCTGCAGAAGCCATGCCGCAGTGCGCCCGGCACCAGGAAGACCTCAAGCTCTTCTGCGAAGATGACCAGGAGCTGGTGTGCCTAGTATGCGGCGTCTCCCAAGAACATAAGAGCCATACACTGGTCTGCATCCAGGAAGCACAGCAAAGATGCAAG ACTACTCTGAGCAACTCCATCTCCGCCCTGCGTACCGAGTTGAGCACTGCCTTGGAATGTGAGAGGGAGATTGAGGAGGAGGTGAAGAAGCTAAAG CAAATTCCACCTCATTCTTGCTACCTCATTCTCTACCTCAGCCTCAACTTCTTCTGTCCTTCCCTCAACCACTTTGTGCAAAACCCAACAAAGAAATTGGGGCACTTTTTCGAAACTCTCCTCAGGCCGTCTTACCATCGTCAGGAG GACCACACCGCAGACCTGAAGCAACGTATCGAGGCCCAGTTCAGCGACCTGCACCAGTTCCTCTACCAGGAGGAGAAGATGCTCCAGGTGAAGCTGAAGACGGAGGAGCGGCGTGAGCTGATCCGCCTGGATGAACACCGCGCTGTGCTGAATGTGGAGATCTCCCAGCTCCGGAGATCCCTGGCTGAGATTGAGGACAGGCTCAAGGAGCGAGACCCGTACCAGCTGCTCAAG AATGCCAAGGCCCTTCTACAAAG TAGGCAGCCTGTGAAGTTCGAGAGGCCCCCTCTTACGCCACCGAATCTGTGTGAGGGCCGCTTTGCGGGACCGCTGCAGTACCGCGTCTGGAAGTCACTGAAGGGAATCCTGTACCCAG ctccagcagccATCACCTTTAACTCCAGCACCGCTAACCCCTGGCTGAGCCTCTCACCCTCCCTCACATGTGTCCGCTACCAGACGTTCCACGCTGGCATGCAGGACAACCCGCAGCGCTTCAACGCGGCCCTGTCCCTGCTGGGAAGCCAGGGCTTCACCCACGGCCGGCACTACTGGGAGATTGAGGTCTACAGCAGCACCGTCTGGACCGTGGGGGTAGCGCGCGAGTCTGTGCCCCGGAAGGGGGTGATTAAGGCTCTTCCGTCTAATGGCTTCTGGACCATCTCTCTGTCCTATGGGGTGCAGTATATGGCAGGCACCTCGCCACCCACTGTACTGTCCCTGGAGGAGCCGCTGTCCCGGATTGGGGTGTACCTGGACTTCAAGCGGGGGCTCGTGTCCTTCTACAATGCCGAGAGCATGGCGCACCTTTATACCTTCCATGAGACGTTCACTGAGACGCTCTTCCCCTACTTCAACCTAGGCTTCCTGGACAAGGTTCATGAGAATGAGCCCCTCAAGGTGTTCCTTCCTAAGGTGTGA
- the trim69 gene encoding E3 ubiquitin-protein ligase TRIM69 isoform X3: MAARSVKGRAQRLSKDLTCSICLDLFKKPVSLPCDHTFCRACIAGFWSRPPRLGQDQAQDQGQNPNSNQCGVTVASCPQCREVFPSQSCRPNRIVASIVESYCQGLEEGESLGTGRAAAEAMPQCARHQEDLKLFCEDDQELVCLVCGVSQEHKSHTLVCIQEAQQRCKTTLSNSISALRTELSTALECEREIEEEVKKLKDHTADLKQRIEAQFSDLHQFLYQEEKMLQVKLKTEERRELIRLDEHRAVLNVEISQLRRSLAEIEDRLKERDPYQLLKNAKALLQSRQPVKFERPPLTPPNLCEGRFAGPLQYRVWKSLKGILYPAPAAITFNSSTANPWLSLSPSLTCVRYQTFHAGMQDNPQRFNAALSLLGSQGFTHGRHYWEIEVYSSTVWTVGVARESVPRKGVIKALPSNGFWTISLSYGVQYMAGTSPPTVLSLEEPLSRIGVYLDFKRGLVSFYNAESMAHLYTFHETFTETLFPYFNLGFLDKVHENEPLKVFLPKV, from the exons ATGGCTGCCCGATCTGTGAAGGGCCGGGCACAGCGGCTAAGCAAGGATCTGACCTGCTCCATCTGCCTGGACCTTTTCAAGAAGCCGGTGTCCCTTCCCTGCGACCATACCTTCTGCAGAGCATGCATAGCTGGCTTTTGGTCCAGACCTCCACGTCTGGGGCAGGACCAGGCTCAGGACCAGGGCCAGAATCCTAACTCCAACCAGTGCGGGGTCACCGTGGCCTCCTGTCCCCAGTGCCGGGAGGTCTTTCCTAGCCAGAGCTGCCGGCCCAATCGTATTGTGGCCAGCATCGTGGAGAGCTACTGCCAGGGTCTGGAAGAGGGGGAGAGTCTTGGCACGGGACGGGCGGCTGCAGAAGCCATGCCGCAGTGCGCCCGGCACCAGGAAGACCTCAAGCTCTTCTGCGAAGATGACCAGGAGCTGGTGTGCCTAGTATGCGGCGTCTCCCAAGAACATAAGAGCCATACACTGGTCTGCATCCAGGAAGCACAGCAAAGATGCAAG ACTACTCTGAGCAACTCCATCTCCGCCCTGCGTACCGAGTTGAGCACTGCCTTGGAATGTGAGAGGGAGATTGAGGAGGAGGTGAAGAAGCTAAAG GACCACACCGCAGACCTGAAGCAACGTATCGAGGCCCAGTTCAGCGACCTGCACCAGTTCCTCTACCAGGAGGAGAAGATGCTCCAGGTGAAGCTGAAGACGGAGGAGCGGCGTGAGCTGATCCGCCTGGATGAACACCGCGCTGTGCTGAATGTGGAGATCTCCCAGCTCCGGAGATCCCTGGCTGAGATTGAGGACAGGCTCAAGGAGCGAGACCCGTACCAGCTGCTCAAG AATGCCAAGGCCCTTCTACAAAG TAGGCAGCCTGTGAAGTTCGAGAGGCCCCCTCTTACGCCACCGAATCTGTGTGAGGGCCGCTTTGCGGGACCGCTGCAGTACCGCGTCTGGAAGTCACTGAAGGGAATCCTGTACCCAG ctccagcagccATCACCTTTAACTCCAGCACCGCTAACCCCTGGCTGAGCCTCTCACCCTCCCTCACATGTGTCCGCTACCAGACGTTCCACGCTGGCATGCAGGACAACCCGCAGCGCTTCAACGCGGCCCTGTCCCTGCTGGGAAGCCAGGGCTTCACCCACGGCCGGCACTACTGGGAGATTGAGGTCTACAGCAGCACCGTCTGGACCGTGGGGGTAGCGCGCGAGTCTGTGCCCCGGAAGGGGGTGATTAAGGCTCTTCCGTCTAATGGCTTCTGGACCATCTCTCTGTCCTATGGGGTGCAGTATATGGCAGGCACCTCGCCACCCACTGTACTGTCCCTGGAGGAGCCGCTGTCCCGGATTGGGGTGTACCTGGACTTCAAGCGGGGGCTCGTGTCCTTCTACAATGCCGAGAGCATGGCGCACCTTTATACCTTCCATGAGACGTTCACTGAGACGCTCTTCCCCTACTTCAACCTAGGCTTCCTGGACAAGGTTCATGAGAATGAGCCCCTCAAGGTGTTCCTTCCTAAGGTGTGA
- the trim69 gene encoding E3 ubiquitin-protein ligase TRIM69 isoform X4 has product MAARSVKGRAQRLSKDLTCSICLDLFKKPVSLPCDHTFCRACIAGFWSRPPRLGQDQAQDQGQNPNSNQCGVTVASCPQCREVFPSQSCRPNRIVASIVESYCQGLEEGESLGTGRAAAEAMPQCARHQEDLKLFCEDDQELVCLVCGVSQEHKSHTLVCIQEAQQRCKTTLSNSISALRTELSTALECEREIEEEVKKLKDHTADLKQRIEAQFSDLHQFLYQEEKMLQVKLKTEERRELIRLDEHRAVLNVEISQLRRSLAEIEDRLKERDPYQLLKNAKALLQRQPVKFERPPLTPPNLCEGRFAGPLQYRVWKSLKGILYPAPAAITFNSSTANPWLSLSPSLTCVRYQTFHAGMQDNPQRFNAALSLLGSQGFTHGRHYWEIEVYSSTVWTVGVARESVPRKGVIKALPSNGFWTISLSYGVQYMAGTSPPTVLSLEEPLSRIGVYLDFKRGLVSFYNAESMAHLYTFHETFTETLFPYFNLGFLDKVHENEPLKVFLPKV; this is encoded by the exons ATGGCTGCCCGATCTGTGAAGGGCCGGGCACAGCGGCTAAGCAAGGATCTGACCTGCTCCATCTGCCTGGACCTTTTCAAGAAGCCGGTGTCCCTTCCCTGCGACCATACCTTCTGCAGAGCATGCATAGCTGGCTTTTGGTCCAGACCTCCACGTCTGGGGCAGGACCAGGCTCAGGACCAGGGCCAGAATCCTAACTCCAACCAGTGCGGGGTCACCGTGGCCTCCTGTCCCCAGTGCCGGGAGGTCTTTCCTAGCCAGAGCTGCCGGCCCAATCGTATTGTGGCCAGCATCGTGGAGAGCTACTGCCAGGGTCTGGAAGAGGGGGAGAGTCTTGGCACGGGACGGGCGGCTGCAGAAGCCATGCCGCAGTGCGCCCGGCACCAGGAAGACCTCAAGCTCTTCTGCGAAGATGACCAGGAGCTGGTGTGCCTAGTATGCGGCGTCTCCCAAGAACATAAGAGCCATACACTGGTCTGCATCCAGGAAGCACAGCAAAGATGCAAG ACTACTCTGAGCAACTCCATCTCCGCCCTGCGTACCGAGTTGAGCACTGCCTTGGAATGTGAGAGGGAGATTGAGGAGGAGGTGAAGAAGCTAAAG GACCACACCGCAGACCTGAAGCAACGTATCGAGGCCCAGTTCAGCGACCTGCACCAGTTCCTCTACCAGGAGGAGAAGATGCTCCAGGTGAAGCTGAAGACGGAGGAGCGGCGTGAGCTGATCCGCCTGGATGAACACCGCGCTGTGCTGAATGTGGAGATCTCCCAGCTCCGGAGATCCCTGGCTGAGATTGAGGACAGGCTCAAGGAGCGAGACCCGTACCAGCTGCTCAAG AATGCCAAGGCCCTTCTACAAAG GCAGCCTGTGAAGTTCGAGAGGCCCCCTCTTACGCCACCGAATCTGTGTGAGGGCCGCTTTGCGGGACCGCTGCAGTACCGCGTCTGGAAGTCACTGAAGGGAATCCTGTACCCAG ctccagcagccATCACCTTTAACTCCAGCACCGCTAACCCCTGGCTGAGCCTCTCACCCTCCCTCACATGTGTCCGCTACCAGACGTTCCACGCTGGCATGCAGGACAACCCGCAGCGCTTCAACGCGGCCCTGTCCCTGCTGGGAAGCCAGGGCTTCACCCACGGCCGGCACTACTGGGAGATTGAGGTCTACAGCAGCACCGTCTGGACCGTGGGGGTAGCGCGCGAGTCTGTGCCCCGGAAGGGGGTGATTAAGGCTCTTCCGTCTAATGGCTTCTGGACCATCTCTCTGTCCTATGGGGTGCAGTATATGGCAGGCACCTCGCCACCCACTGTACTGTCCCTGGAGGAGCCGCTGTCCCGGATTGGGGTGTACCTGGACTTCAAGCGGGGGCTCGTGTCCTTCTACAATGCCGAGAGCATGGCGCACCTTTATACCTTCCATGAGACGTTCACTGAGACGCTCTTCCCCTACTTCAACCTAGGCTTCCTGGACAAGGTTCATGAGAATGAGCCCCTCAAGGTGTTCCTTCCTAAGGTGTGA